The genome window TTCTGCCGCtactttattttgtatttggaaTTTTTGACCTGATATATGAGAAAACAGCTGCCACaataacaatatataaataaaattaaattaaatttcataGAATAAACTGGGAATGTGCttaaaagtaaagttaaaatCATCCGTTCTAAATTCAACTGGCTGCTAATGGCCAAGTTCAAAATCTTTTGCTTAAATTAAAATGCTCGCCTAATTCATTGAATTAATGCATGGCAACATTTAGATAAAACAAAAGAACTTATgtcacttttcagttttcaacataTTGACtgtaattttgaaaatgaaaaatcatatctcTATCATTCCTAGTGCAGTCAGGAAGAAGtaatttaaaatgattatttttttagactGGTTAAggtaacattattattattattattattattatgttagtGATTGACATTATGATTTAGGAATTTATTGACATTCAAATCTAATTATCTTTTCCCATTTCTTTAATTGGAAACTCTAGTTTATTAAATTTAGCATTCACAAGAGATTGAATTGTGAGAAATTTAAAACAGAGGAAGAATGGGAAAAAGTAAACACATCTATGGTCTACAAAATTATAGATGAAATCAAATGTAATTTGTAATTGTATTACAAGGCCATATCAGCACTCTGGAGTTGATATTGTTAGTAAGCAAAGTTTGAACTTtccaatctttttttatttttctattttagcttGACTGTTGATTTTGGGCGTTTGAGAAACATTCGGCCAGCAAAATGGGAATTCAATTCAAATTTGTATAATGATTcaataacatatataataagtttaaaaaaaaaaaaaacatatataataaggtgtttgaactttgaatgtGTGCTACTTTTCGGATCCAGCTTGACTATAAGAGATGACTATTACATTATTGTTTTAATCGTAGCCTTTTAAGGTTTAACAACCCTCTCAGATGAgctttatgttattttttattttattttgagaaatttaGGTAAATTTAGTTGTGCACTTGTGTTTCATGCTTTTTTTCCTGTTAAACGTGGAGGACAGTCAGAGACCATTTAACAGAAATGAAATGTCAATTGTTTACTACGTATTTGGAAAAATACCAAATCATAAGACATGTATGTATGCATAATTGCATATACAAAGAAACAGTTGATTACTGACACGAGTAGAATCTACCGACAAATTTGAATGGCCAAATGTGGGATACGTGATCATAAATTCGTGATTATACTAATTACACGTGAATACGCTATCATGACTGAGCTGGTTAAATAATATTAGCCTTGcgatgagacttttttttttgggttttagtgttataattttcTGTTTATCTCAATTtgaaatgtttttctcttttatccAATTAAATCACACGCatgatgattttattttgaacttaGAAATTACattcattaaaatgaaaaaaaaaaaaaatgcactacAAATAGATGTGAAGAGAGAATAATTCAAACACCAacataaataaatcattaaaaagaaaaagagggagtacattaaaaatcacattttttaataattcaaaaataaagaaaaagagatttgaaaaaaaaaaggtgagattagaatttagaagaaggggagagagagagagagagagagagaaacgctTAAGTCTTGATAAAGGGgggaaaaaggagaagaaaaaaaaaatgaaaataatttttattttgagaatctaatttataagtgaataaagcaatttgaaaatcaacaggAGAGTAACCCAATTTTTTAGATAATGTTTTAGTGagagttagagttgtatttttaccggattgtcatttagttttatctttacttaaacataggaatgtaggggcatttttgaacaaaaaaaagaagaagatccAAAATAGGAGAAGCTTCTTAAATAGTACTATAAATTCATCTCAAATAGGTTGAACTTAGAAATTACAttcattaaaatggaaaaaaaaatgcagtacAAATAGATGTGAAGAGAGAACAATTCAAACaccaacataaataaataataaatcattaaaaagaaaaaaaaaagggaatacattaaaaatcacattttttaataattcaaaaataaagaaaaaaagatttgaaaaaaaaaagtgagattagaatttaggagagagagagagagagagagagagagagagaaacatttAAGTCTTGATATAGGgggaaaaaaggagaagaaaaaaaaaatgaaaataatttttattttgagaatctaatttataagtgaatagagcaatttgaaaatcaacaggAGAGTAATCCAATTTTTTAGGTAATGTTTTAGTGAGAGTTAGAATTGTATTTTTACTGGATTGTCTTTTAGATTTATCTTTACTTAAACATAGGGAtgtaggggcatttttgaacaaaaaaaaaaaaatgaagatccCAAACAGGAGAAGCCTCTTAAATAGTACTATAGATGCATCTTAAATAGGTTGAACTCAGAAAttacattcattaaaaaaaaaaatgcagtacAAATAGATGTGAAGAGAGAACAATTCAAACaccaacataaataaataaataaatcattaaaaagaaaaaaagggagtacattaaaaatcacattttttaataattcaaaaataaagaaaaagagatttgaaaaaaaaaagggtaagattagaatttagaagaaaggagagagagagagagagagagagagagagagagagagagagagagagagagacgtttAAGTCTTGATAAAGGgggaaaaaggagaagaaaaaaaaatcaaaataatttttattttgagaatctaatttataagtgaataaagtaatttgaaaatcaataagaGAGTAACCCAATTTTTTAGCTAATGTTTTAGTGAGagttaaaattgtatttttactagattgtcttttacttttatatttacTTAAACATAGGGATGTATgggcatttttgaacaaaaaaaaaaaaaatgaagatccCAAACAGGAGAAGCCTCTTAAATAGTACTATAGATGCATCTTAAATAGGTTGAACTTAGAAAttacattcattaaaaaaaaaaatgcagtacAAATAGATGTGAAGAGAGAACAATTCAAACaccaacataaataaataaataaatcattaaaaagaaaaaaaaagggagtacattaaaaatcacattttttaataattcaaaaataaagaaaaatagatttgaaaaaaaaaggtgagattAGAatttaggagagagagagagagagagaaacgttTAAGTCTTGATAAAGGGGgaaaaaggagaaggaaaaaaaaatcaaaataatttttattttgagaatctaatttataagtgaataaagcaatttgaaaatcaacagaAGAGTAACCCAATTTTTTAGGTAATATTTTAGTGagagttagagttgtatttttaccggattgtcttttagttttgtctttaTTTAAATGTAAGGAtgtaggggcatttttgaacaaaaaaaaaatgatgatccCAAACAAGAGAAGTCTCTTAAATAGTACTATAGATGCATCTTAAATAGGTTGAGTTATCAAGTTATCACTGACTCTCATTTGGGCCTTTATTTATCACttacattattttattctttgccatttacaatttatcaaaattgttatgacaattttgtaaaaaaaaaaaaaaaattgactctAATATTGCCTTGAGGAGGAAGTAGTGTAACCTGGATTGCAAAGGAGAGAAATAAAACATTGACACATGGGAATGGAACATAATTAGTAATTAATTCATGCAATGCATcatataaaaaatctataatatatattcaaCCAAAGCAgtttgattattgattaatCTCTTAATATTGTACTACATAAGTTTTGTATGCCTCACAattttacatgttattattcaaatatatatatatatatattaacaaattctaaattatattctatttaTAAAGCctccattgaattttctttaaagGGTAGAATAGTCCGTTTCTACTTTCATAtacaaaacaaacataaaaaatatctattaataatTAACTTAAGTTTAGgatttcatatttaaattaaaaaaaaaaatcatattttgttaaTCTTGTTTATGTGTGTACTGCATGAGTTACAGTTATATGTAATgcatatttaattaataagaattaataaataaaagggaaaaaaacataaacactaCTTTACTTTCTCATAAAAATGTGAAGCCTACActagctttttaaaaataataaattctagAAGAACCTCTTCTAGCttttaaatataacatttaacCCTCACGTAGTATTGTATTATGTGTAAAATGTTATTGAATAACACCTAATTCCCCTATTGTTTTTTAAAGAGAACACTAACCTCCCTATTGCATTGTTTTATTTGAAACTTTCCCCCTTCAATTTCTCCTATGCAAATATCTAATCTAATATCTATTTCAATACATTTTAGTTCATCAATCACAATATTTATAAATACTAAATAAGTTTCTCTTGTTATCGATGTGAGGTTACagatttaataactttttatgatCCATATTAAAGGTACATTTGGTATGCTGTAATAGCTCCTGTaatggaatagttattcatgtgTAATAGTAATTCGGTTATTTGGTTGCATCTTTATTACATGaattagttattacattggaatgactattctttaaattgaagaatagctattcttctttaaaatagatgtaatagctattccttagtatatataataaattttaaaattaatatatttcaaaaaaatataaagtttccttatacatcatcttttacaagctttttatatgtaataaccaaacttataaatagtaatagttattccattacaatgtcttctattcccagtaataaaaattactatttctAATGTGATCTACAtttagtgtaccaaacgtaTCCTAACTCTCACATCTTTATATTTAAGTTGCTAATTTTACACTCTGGATAATCTTTTTCTCCAAAACATAGATCCAATCATAAAACGCGAAAGATACACAGCCAATATAACTGCGGAAATAGCTGCATATTCAAAGGTAATTTAAATGTACAAAGCTGAGTTGTGTTGCAGATCAGTATGGACGCTGGTCCTGATACCATTAATTAGTCAGACCATTTTGAACTTGAACAtccttttgattttctaggctttccttttgattttgagtctttgaTAAACATTCCGCTAACATAAATTGAATTCAATTCAACTTATTAAAGAACAATATAGTGTGGATGGCTGTAATTTTTCAGCCAGAGCTTTCATTATTAGAGATGACCTTTTACTTCATTGTTATAATCTTAGCTTTCTACGTTGAGCAATAATTcattagaaaaagaagaagaaaagaaaggttgaGCAATGAGCATTGTGTTGAATTTAACTGTGCTTCCACGCTTCTTGCCGAAAAAGGCGGAGGCTAGGCATGGCTCATCAACATAATTAACATTAAGActaattttttgtcaattgGCTAAAATGTTGGgatatttttttgaagaggTTTGAtagaatgataatatatgatgcTCGCTCTATAATGATTACTTTTTACCATTAGGCTAaaatatcaattgattttttgtgtaaGCAGAATTCAAatcttaaatctcttattcaacgaCAGATCTCTTATTTGAGAGTATTTAAGAGTAAGACACTTTaccaattgaattaattaaaactcaaatgtttggataattttttaatagagCAGCAGTAAATTGTATAGTCCGATAACAGACAAAGATAGaggattattttttaacaatgaGAAATAGAATCTTCACAAGAACAAGAACAGAAATTACAGCGTCTGTACCCATGTGCATAGTATAGATCCAAAAACCCATCTTCTATCTCCACCGACTTGCggcaaagaaaatggaaaaggcgtttaaagcatttttattttttttagcacGAATTCTTATGCCTATTTGTTAAAGCATCTTTTGTAGTACAGCTCCTGATTAGGACCACACTGAACAATCAATTAGAAAGAAATCGATGGTCCTTCTATGACAGGTCCCATCAATTTTAAGTTCATAGTCCTCAATGGTTGTAAGGAATATGATCCACTTGTAAACGAAGCTATGATAAATTAAGATTTTCCACATTTCTTCGACTCCAATCATCATAAATAGAAAATGATATCGGTCTTAATTTTCAAGCTCCTATCACTTTAGTTCTAGTGCCCATAGTTACTCAATCTAGTGGTAGGAAATAGAGAGCTATAATTATActctacaattttctttttacgCCAATCTATGAAGCACTTGTCCTTTTGTGGATCCTGTGGGGAttaaccttttcttttaattaaaaattaagaaagaagacaaagaagaatcacaaaaattaagaaaaaagatatatatatatatatatatataaatcactTTATCCTTGAGAGACTCTAgtcacaaaattttataattatctaAAATAAGTTGTTATTTCATTTGTAAATAGAAAATGATGTCATTGAtaacccaaataaaaatcaataaaaatctGCTAACTTaattgttacaaaaaaaaaaaaaaaatgttgtgataaTTATTATGCATGTAAATATTACTCATAATTTTTTGgtcttattagttattacacccccaaaaaaaaaagattactgaattttttattaacccATTGGGCTTCACCAATAAAGCAACTACCTGTCCTTGACATTATAGTTCACCCACTACACGTTTGGGGGCCCTTTTCTGGGATTCGCCAAGCCCTTTTAGATCTTAATATAGCATTCTGGACCTGGTATTAGGATCCAAATTATGGGCTCTATCTATAAGCCATCTCACACCATCAGCCCAACAAACATTCTGGAATTAAATACGCCGACagttaatttatttatctttttcttattttattggGTAGTTCAACAACTTCAAATAAgtgcaaaattttgtttaaaattatttttatagaaagatttaaatttaaatttttagtataaacttaaaaatgacttgaacaaagcatgaaatgtataaaatttgattaaattttattaatacgTGAATTTGAAATGATTCGGTGTAAAGTATAAAATCtgatttcatattttataatacaatatttttacaaaaaaaaaaatttatgacacaAACGATTTTTTGGAATAAAttcttcaaaactcaaaaagcTTTGAATTTAAAATCTCCAATTATAAATCCAATAGTatctatgaaaaaaataatctcCAATTTTAAATGCTACTAACTATTTTTCATGTAACTAAACGATTCCAATCTctctctaaagtctaaactccAATATCCTTTTTGCGTATGGGGATTAAATATTTCGCTAGCTGGTAACTAGAGATGCAAAAGAAGTGTGGGAAACTGCAGCGAAGAGACTATATATTTTGGCCAAACTTTAGCTCCATCAAAAAAAGCTCTTTTGCTAgctgtttatactttatataatATCCAATgtcatcttcttttctttttctttttttttttttttttttaaagaacaaacCCACACACTTTAAGTCAAGGAAGTGATATGTCTAACAGTGAAAGTTTGTATTAACTTGATTTTAGTATCTCTGGCATCACTCTTAGCAGGAATTGAACAtttcattttggtgaaatggcACGGTTTTAACTTTTGCAAAATATTCAAGAAGGTGAAAttgaaaatctcaaaaaattaaaacaaatgaagagATTTGAGTTTCATGAAATAAATTTGTGCTGCAAAATTCTACTGCATGCTTAACTTAATTGATATATTCATTCTCCAAAGCTTCTTGCCTCAATTCTATTTCTGTCagccaacaaaaaacaaaagaagcacATTtgcaatcaaaaagaaaatcctTCTCtaatttatatgtatttttcatCTAATGTATCTTCCGTTAATCAACTTGAGTAACATTATTGCATACATTTGGATTAAATAGGACAAAATAATTATTGTCTACTCTACTTTCTTTGTCACCCCAATCCTCATGAGGGCAACATAAGCCATGAGCCTGTACCCAACTAGCATAATCACCAAAGCAACAACAGCAATGGCTTGCCCACTTAGCCCCACTTGCTTTATTGCTGGAAACTCCCCTaccaaacaaaacccacctTTACTATTGCAGGGGTATGTTTCACTAGGTTTGTATTGAGACCCTATCAAGAGCTTGTAGGTGTAATTGCTAATGGAAATGTATTTGATCCAAGCTATAAAGGAAGGCACATGTTGAACATAGAATCCACCAGCTAGAAGGAATGTCAGCATGATGACTGATCCTAATATAGTGGCAGACTTTTGGTCCATTATCGTAGCACCAATGGCAAGACCTAAGCCTTGAGATACTAATACGCTGAGCAGTAGGACAACCAAGGTTTGCACAAAGTTTACAAATGAGGATTTGAGGCCAGCCATCCAATAAGTTATGACAACAAAAACTGTGGGAAGGATAAGCTCCATGGGGAGGTCAGCAACGACTGTTGACATGAAGTATGATGAGAGCCTGTACATGCCAGACGAACGCTCCTTTTCAAGCATCCTACGCTCATGAGGGAAGGTAAATATAGCTTGAAATAGAGGGAAGAAGCCCCAAAATCCTGATTCGAAGAAGAGCAGTCCAATCTGCATATTGCAATGTTAAAAATGCAATCTGGATACTATGTACCATGTATTCAAATCCAAGTAAATGAGTGAATGTCATGCTATGCATAAGGGCCATTTCTAAAGGTTGTCAATGTGCTACATAAGTATATTTATTCAACTTCTATTTTTAGTCATCTAATTTTATTGATCTTCACAAATTGAATCTTCCAACACTATGCCAAATCAAAATTGCCTCATTTGGTTCAAAATAGTAATTgacaaaatcatttttcaagAAAAGCAGAATTCTCGTACCTTATCCTGTAGGTGGGCATCATCAGATTGCCACCATAGTAGTCCTGAAAGAACAGCTACAACCAGGACCTGACCGATCTTGAGGCCGGAGAATGACTGATGCTTTCTCTCTTTGACCCCTCTTgtaaacaaaacagaaaattgtTGCCACCAAGCTGTGGACCACTTGCCAAATTGCTTGTCATCTAATCCATCTTGATATTGACTGCTTCTAAGTTCTTGAAGCTCTACCTTCAATTTGTCAGCAAGATTAATCTTATAGGCGGATACCAAAGTCTGCTTAATCTTATTTTGATCCTCATGTGAATCATCCGAGGATACACCTGAAAGGCTGCAAACATTAGCACCAGAACAATGCGTGATATGGAACATAGTGTGCAAAAGTAAGGACAAGGTACTAGTGATTCATGATATCAAATGCCAAAGGGCATCAACAAATTCTTATGATGCCTTTCTGTCTAAAATAGGAAACCTAAAGGAATTGGATCCTCGTGTTTATTTGACTAAAAACAGAGTCACCACATAGAATAGCAAACCATATGTTTTCACCAAGTAATAATCATTTATGAATCTAAAAGAAGTGaaattaatttgaatccacCAGTAAAGACCTTATGCAAACAAAACAGGAAATTGTTACTTCTACACACATCAGACCTTTTGTCAAATGTCTGCAGAAGGAAGCCTGTCAAATTCTGGCCTTTGCTCCCAAGCAGTGTTAAAAGAATGagcaaaaaaagagaggaaaccGTACATGGGAAACTAGAAATAAACAAGATTATAAATGTGAAAGGAGCTTCCAGATTGTAAGTTAATATCGGTTGAAACAAATTTTGTATAATAACTTTCTAAGCATACATGCAATATAAATTAGaaacgaaaaagaaaaccaaataaTGGGAAGATGAGTCATGCAAAGTTTCCTATGCCTACTAACAATTTCAAAAGCTTTCTAAGGTTTCCAAGGCCTTTTTAGATCCTAACCCAAGGAAATTTCCCAAATTTTCAACCCTGCAGCTTTGGgaacatatttttttgttggtagaAATAGAATTAGGCTTTGGCATTAATTATCCTTGCTCCCAATTCTACATATAATAAAGAGTTCGGGCCTTAACTATAGCAATTTGACCACAAGAATAATTTCCTTGATAATTAAAAGCTCATTAACGCAGTCAAttctataaagaaaataaaataatcttcATTTGATTGTACTGCACAAGTACCAGTGCAAGCATTTTACAAAGATACGAAACACTAATAGATAACTTCATTGTTagggaaaaaacaaacaaaccttgCAATATTCCTCAAATCATCTTCAGATATTACAGGCAATTAGGCATGctctaaaatgaaaatat of Quercus lobata isolate SW786 chromosome 8, ValleyOak3.0 Primary Assembly, whole genome shotgun sequence contains these proteins:
- the LOC115954840 gene encoding ABC transporter G family member 9 yields the protein MEQEMPMVDIEAQANKKTEIEAPAIFKKANRPVTLKFEDVVYMIKINKGGLLKKSKNSEEKMILKGITGMVQPGEVLAMLGPSGSGKTTLLTALGGRLGGRLAGTITYNGKPFSNAMKRNTGFVTQDDVLYPHLTVTETLVFTALLRLPNSLSKEEKVQHAEAVITQLGLTKCINSIIGGERLRGISGGERKRVSIGQEMLINPSLLFLDEPTSGLDSTTAQRIVSTLWELSNGGRTVVMTIHQPSSRLFYMFHKVLLLSEGNPLYFGRGSEAVDYFSSIGYSPMVVMNPADFLLDLANGVSSDDSHEDQNKIKQTLVSAYKINLADKLKVELQELRSSQYQDGLDDKQFGKWSTAWWQQFSVLFTRGVKERKHQSFSGLKIGQVLVVAVLSGLLWWQSDDAHLQDKIGLLFFESGFWGFFPLFQAIFTFPHERRMLEKERSSGMYRLSSYFMSTVVADLPMELILPTVFVVITYWMAGLKSSFVNFVQTLVVLLLSVLVSQGLGLAIGATIMDQKSATILGSVIMLTFLLAGGFYVQHVPSFIAWIKYISISNYTYKLLIGSQYKPSETYPCNSKGGFCLVGEFPAIKQVGLSGQAIAVVALVIMLVGYRLMAYVALMRIGVTKKVE